One window from the genome of Echinicola vietnamensis DSM 17526 encodes:
- a CDS encoding rhomboid family intramembrane serine protease — translation MNNFGIKIKEVYLPFLVVSIGTILYYNLFRWTFDIKLGVLPLKEDLLNFWIPFALPWIPILIWLRRRIRVLNIRGKRDNGYFGYQFAMAAAIAVPIIVSQTYIEKASYDLVSITNAYETKSQKDEKYFDINSFIVDKNARLPYVTARTSGRNNDNLNFYLYLACPFENSDNVWYGVEYSKNLSNRISDDKKNREYRSFIEKSEREFETYNFQNAKYFEKLGYSDDRDGFIEAIKEKNPNIKESEQIILVPKSDVFEERLGNTFPWIFGSFGIGASILLLMVVIPKIDEKELRDFKKDKPLKEDDLKDMLEFLDPRGPNKATAILLLLNIAVFVIMIFAGLNIVSPTPKELLEIGGNRRFEVVNGEYWRLFTSIFIHGGLMHLFMNLFGLGLGASLLEGILGRTQLIISFIVCGILASIASIYWHENTVSVGASGAIFGLYGLILAFTVFKIYPTHMRGMTWMLLGLYAGLSLLFGFLGGIDNAAHFGGLISGFILGGILILIEKEKLIKNASKHSV, via the coding sequence TTGAACAACTTTGGAATAAAAATAAAGGAAGTATATCTACCATTTTTAGTAGTTTCAATTGGAACTATTCTTTATTATAACCTATTCAGGTGGACTTTTGACATTAAACTAGGAGTTCTTCCATTAAAAGAAGACTTGCTTAATTTTTGGATTCCTTTTGCCCTACCATGGATACCAATACTAATTTGGCTTAGAAGGAGAATCAGAGTTCTAAACATAAGAGGTAAACGAGATAACGGATATTTCGGCTATCAATTTGCTATGGCAGCAGCAATTGCAGTCCCAATAATTGTAAGCCAGACTTATATTGAAAAAGCATCATATGACTTGGTGTCGATTACCAACGCCTATGAAACTAAAAGTCAAAAAGATGAAAAGTACTTCGATATCAACTCATTTATAGTTGACAAAAACGCAAGACTTCCATATGTCACAGCAAGAACTTCAGGCAGGAACAATGACAATCTAAACTTCTATCTATATCTCGCTTGTCCTTTTGAAAATTCAGATAATGTTTGGTACGGAGTTGAGTACTCCAAAAATTTGAGCAATCGAATTAGTGACGATAAAAAAAATAGAGAATACAGAAGTTTCATTGAGAAATCTGAAAGAGAATTTGAAACTTACAATTTCCAAAATGCGAAATACTTTGAAAAACTTGGTTACTCTGACGACAGAGATGGTTTTATAGAAGCAATCAAAGAAAAGAATCCCAATATCAAGGAATCGGAACAGATCATTCTTGTTCCTAAATCTGACGTTTTTGAGGAAAGACTTGGGAATACATTTCCTTGGATATTCGGTTCATTTGGAATAGGAGCTTCTATCCTTCTATTGATGGTGGTCATTCCAAAAATTGACGAAAAAGAATTGAGAGACTTTAAAAAGGACAAACCATTAAAAGAAGACGACCTGAAAGATATGCTGGAGTTTTTAGACCCGAGAGGACCAAATAAAGCTACTGCAATCCTACTTCTTTTAAATATTGCTGTTTTCGTAATAATGATTTTCGCAGGACTGAATATTGTCTCACCGACACCTAAAGAACTCTTGGAGATTGGAGGAAATAGGCGGTTTGAAGTAGTGAATGGAGAATATTGGAGACTTTTCACTTCGATATTTATCCACGGTGGACTTATGCACCTTTTTATGAATTTGTTCGGATTGGGATTAGGAGCAAGTTTGTTAGAAGGAATTCTCGGAAGAACACAGCTGATAATAAGCTTTATAGTTTGTGGTATTCTAGCAAGTATTGCCAGTATCTATTGGCACGAGAATACAGTAAGTGTTGGTGCGTCAGGAGCAATATTTGGACTGTATGGATTGATTTTAGCTTTTACTGTTTTCAAAATCTATCCGACACATATGCGTGGAATGACTTGGATGTTATTAGGACTTTATGCCGGACTAAGTTTACTATTCGGTTTTTTAGGTGGGATTGACAATGCGGCTCATTTTGGTGGATTAATCAGCGGATTTATTCTTGGAGGAATATTGATACTAATTGAAAAAGAAAAATTAATAAAAAACGCAAGCAAACACAGTGTATAG
- the truB gene encoding tRNA pseudouridine(55) synthase TruB, with amino-acid sequence METPYGEVFLVNKPYRWTSFDVVKKIRNTLKIKKVGHAGTLDPLATGLLIICAGKKTKSINDYMGQEKEYTGTFVLGKTTASFDLEQEVEVVADPSHLTLEAIQEACKSLTGDIMQVPPTHSAIKKDGKRVYESARKGIDVKLDPRPVTVFVFEITRCELPEIDFRIVCSKGTYIRSLARDLGEALQVGAYMSALTRTRIGDSHLSDASEIDEIVEKIKGEAHS; translated from the coding sequence ATGGAAACACCTTACGGAGAAGTATTTCTGGTCAACAAGCCATACCGCTGGACCTCTTTTGATGTGGTCAAGAAGATCAGGAATACCCTCAAAATCAAAAAAGTAGGCCATGCGGGCACCTTGGATCCGCTGGCAACAGGATTATTGATCATTTGTGCTGGCAAAAAGACCAAAAGCATCAATGACTATATGGGACAGGAAAAGGAATACACCGGGACCTTTGTCCTTGGCAAAACCACCGCTTCTTTTGACTTGGAACAAGAGGTAGAAGTGGTGGCCGATCCATCCCACCTTACCTTAGAAGCCATACAAGAAGCCTGTAAATCCCTGACAGGTGATATCATGCAAGTACCACCTACCCACTCGGCCATCAAAAAAGACGGCAAAAGGGTTTACGAGTCTGCCCGAAAAGGCATTGATGTAAAGCTGGATCCCAGACCGGTCACTGTTTTCGTTTTTGAAATCACGCGGTGCGAACTTCCGGAAATCGATTTTCGTATAGTCTGTTCCAAGGGGACATACATCAGGAGCCTTGCCAGGGATTTGGGGGAAGCGCTTCAGGTGGGTGCCTACATGTCTGCCCTGACCCGGACGAGAATTGGTGACAGCCACCTATCGGACGCCTCTGAAATCGATGAGATTGTAGAAAAAATCAAAGGAGAAGCCCATTCATGA
- a CDS encoding DUF3098 domain-containing protein, which translates to MNNNLPFSKRNYLLMLIGIAIIVVGFIIIGLDSEPHGFGFMGLTLGPLVTLFGFIFEFYAIFSKSKSEE; encoded by the coding sequence ATGAACAACAACTTACCTTTTTCTAAGAGAAATTACCTGTTAATGCTGATCGGCATTGCCATCATCGTGGTAGGATTTATCATTATTGGGCTGGACAGCGAGCCGCACGGATTTGGTTTCATGGGCCTTACATTGGGGCCATTGGTCACCCTTTTTGGGTTCATTTTTGAATTTTATGCCATTTTTTCAAAATCTAAATCTGAAGAATAA
- a CDS encoding homoserine dehydrogenase, whose protein sequence is MTNRIGLFGFGVVGQGYYEIAKNDRPSLLPETIVVQNKNKERPHSLQLSFDPKDILNTPHDIGIELISDPIQAYDYVSSLLKSGKKVISANKKMLAAHLPELLELEKSYGGSLLYEASAAAGIPIITCLDCHFAGDHISKLQGILNGSSNYILSRLFQDDLSLSDAVKLAQEKGFAEADPTLDINGSDVSSKLTILSLHAFGRYIPENEILTIGVQHVHAEDVALAKSLGLKIKLIATVQRSQDGLSMYILPALVGESDPLFLVENEYNAAKVTSHNLGEQFFQGKGAGSLPTGASVYADLTKAIKGYAYSYDKLQGAKIKREKPLTASLEVIVSADTADALAPLIGQATIHQAQERYWSICTLATEDLIKHLPAIEANNVSIIALNGSVRQERILDSIQKLENVHLG, encoded by the coding sequence ATGACTAACCGCATTGGACTGTTTGGCTTTGGAGTGGTCGGACAAGGCTATTATGAAATCGCTAAAAATGACCGCCCATCGCTTCTGCCCGAAACGATTGTCGTACAAAATAAGAATAAAGAAAGGCCCCATTCGCTCCAATTATCCTTTGACCCAAAGGACATTTTAAACACCCCGCATGACATTGGAATAGAGCTGATCTCTGATCCCATTCAGGCCTATGATTATGTCAGCAGCCTGTTGAAATCAGGAAAGAAGGTCATCTCTGCCAATAAAAAGATGCTTGCCGCCCACCTTCCTGAGCTACTGGAATTGGAGAAAAGCTATGGAGGCAGTCTTCTCTATGAAGCCTCTGCCGCCGCAGGCATTCCGATCATCACGTGCCTCGATTGCCATTTTGCGGGTGATCACATCAGCAAGCTCCAAGGCATCCTCAACGGTTCGTCAAACTACATCCTTTCCCGGTTGTTCCAGGATGACCTCAGCCTGTCGGATGCCGTAAAGCTGGCACAGGAAAAAGGCTTTGCCGAAGCAGATCCTACCTTGGACATTAATGGAAGCGATGTCAGCAGCAAATTGACCATCCTTAGCCTCCATGCCTTTGGAAGGTACATTCCTGAAAATGAAATCCTGACCATTGGGGTACAGCATGTTCATGCAGAGGATGTGGCCTTGGCCAAGTCCCTTGGCCTGAAGATCAAGCTGATCGCCACGGTACAAAGGAGCCAAGACGGATTGAGCATGTATATCCTCCCCGCTTTGGTGGGAGAAAGTGATCCATTGTTCTTGGTAGAAAATGAATACAATGCAGCAAAAGTCACTTCCCACAATTTGGGTGAGCAGTTTTTTCAAGGAAAAGGTGCAGGCAGTCTGCCCACGGGCGCTTCCGTTTATGCGGACCTGACCAAAGCCATAAAAGGCTACGCCTATAGCTATGACAAACTGCAAGGAGCGAAAATCAAGCGCGAAAAACCGCTCACCGCATCCTTGGAAGTCATCGTCAGTGCTGACACTGCTGATGCGCTGGCCCCACTGATCGGGCAAGCCACCATCCATCAGGCCCAAGAACGGTACTGGTCGATCTGCACGCTCGCTACAGAAGATCTAATCAAACACCTTCCTGCCATAGAAGCCAATAACGTTTCCATAATCGCACTTAACGGCTCCGTCCGTCAAGAACGCATCCTTGACAGCATCCAAAAGCTGGAAAATGTCCATTTAGGTTAA
- a CDS encoding cell division protein FtsX, translated as MGKSSRKKKRLGSFKFMSVLFSTTLSLFIVGLFGVIVIQAKTLTSIIRENIEVQVFLHKNISEADQAKLGKLLESQPYILKKEDGAQLSFITADEAAATFLADTGEDFSKFLDDNPLRDSYVLSINEEYQTSEKMEKIVAGIQKMDGVFEVTYMNDLVESINKNLMKVSIVLGAFILILVVTVIILINNTIRLALFSQRFLIRSMQLVGATRGFIRKPFLNRSFMFGALAGIISSAMLYGLIEYTKANIDGFALLQNNQMQLMLFGGLVLLGAILSFFSTLRAVNKYLRMSLDELY; from the coding sequence ATGGGCAAATCTTCAAGGAAAAAGAAAAGGTTAGGGAGTTTTAAATTTATGAGTGTGCTATTCAGCACCACACTCTCGCTTTTCATTGTAGGACTTTTTGGGGTCATCGTCATTCAGGCCAAGACCCTCACTTCGATCATTCGTGAAAACATCGAAGTTCAGGTATTTCTACACAAAAATATCTCCGAGGCAGACCAGGCCAAGCTTGGCAAACTGCTCGAAAGTCAGCCCTATATTCTGAAAAAAGAGGACGGCGCCCAGCTTTCCTTTATCACCGCTGATGAAGCCGCTGCCACTTTTCTGGCAGACACGGGGGAAGATTTTAGCAAATTCCTGGATGACAATCCTCTTCGGGACAGCTACGTGCTATCGATCAACGAGGAATACCAAACCTCCGAAAAGATGGAAAAAATCGTCGCCGGCATCCAGAAGATGGATGGTGTCTTCGAAGTAACGTACATGAATGACCTGGTGGAGTCCATCAATAAAAACCTGATGAAAGTAAGCATCGTTCTTGGTGCTTTCATCTTGATTTTGGTCGTTACCGTAATTATATTGATCAATAATACCATTAGGCTTGCGTTATTCAGCCAGCGCTTTCTGATTCGAAGCATGCAGCTGGTCGGTGCGACGAGGGGATTTATCCGTAAGCCCTTCCTGAACCGTTCCTTTATGTTTGGAGCCTTGGCAGGGATCATTTCCTCGGCCATGCTTTACGGACTGATCGAATATACCAAAGCCAACATAGACGGATTTGCATTACTCCAAAATAACCAAATGCAACTGATGCTCTTCGGAGGGCTGGTGCTTTTGGGTGCCATACTTTCCTTCTTCAGCACGCTCAGGGCAGTGAACAAGTATTTACGAATGTCATTGGACGAACTTTATTAA
- a CDS encoding CoA transferase subunit A gives MINKTVSGAEEAVEDIPSNSVLMLGGFGLCGIPENCIDALLKKPISGLTCISNNAGVDDFGIGLMLKKRMVKKMISSYVGENAEFERQLLSGELEVELIPQGSLAERTRAGGAGIPAFFTPAGVGTEVAEGKEMREFDGKLYILERWLKADFSLVKAWKGDTAGNLIYKGTARNFNPMMATAGTITIAEVEELVPAGTLDPNQIHTPGIFVQRIFQGDHYEKRIEKRTVK, from the coding sequence ATGATCAATAAAACAGTTAGCGGTGCCGAAGAAGCGGTAGAGGACATCCCCAGCAATTCCGTCTTAATGTTGGGTGGTTTTGGCCTTTGTGGCATTCCCGAAAATTGCATCGATGCCCTGCTCAAGAAGCCGATCAGTGGACTCACCTGCATTTCCAACAATGCCGGAGTGGACGATTTTGGCATCGGGCTGATGCTCAAAAAGCGCATGGTCAAAAAGATGATTTCCAGTTATGTGGGAGAAAATGCGGAATTTGAGCGGCAGCTTCTCAGTGGTGAGCTGGAAGTGGAGCTGATCCCACAAGGGTCTCTGGCAGAACGCACCCGTGCCGGTGGCGCAGGGATTCCTGCTTTTTTTACGCCTGCTGGTGTCGGGACAGAAGTGGCTGAAGGCAAGGAAATGCGGGAGTTTGACGGTAAACTGTATATTTTGGAACGATGGCTAAAAGCCGATTTCTCCTTGGTCAAAGCGTGGAAAGGTGACACCGCCGGAAACCTGATCTACAAAGGGACGGCCCGGAATTTTAACCCGATGATGGCCACTGCTGGCACCATTACCATTGCCGAAGTGGAAGAACTGGTCCCTGCTGGCACATTGGACCCCAACCAAATCCATACGCCGGGGATTTTTGTACAGCGGATTTTTCAGGGAGATCATTATGAAAAACGAATCGAAAAACGAACGGTAAAATAG
- a CDS encoding CoA transferase subunit B — protein sequence MLNKEQIAQRIAKEIKNGQYINLGIGIPTLVANYIPEGLEVVLQSENGLLGIGPFPTEDQVDADLINAGKQTISMVKGSALFNSADSFTMIRGGHVDLTILGAMEVSENGDIANWKIPGKMVKGMGGAMDLVASAENIIVAMQHCSKDGKSKLLKRCTLPLTGIQCVKKIVTDLAYLKVLPEGGFKLIERAPGVSVEEIRSKTEGRLVVEGDIPEMDL from the coding sequence ATGCTCAACAAAGAACAAATTGCCCAGCGGATCGCCAAAGAAATCAAAAATGGCCAGTACATTAACCTGGGCATAGGCATTCCCACCCTCGTGGCCAACTATATCCCCGAGGGATTGGAAGTAGTCCTGCAGTCGGAGAACGGGCTGCTGGGGATCGGCCCCTTCCCTACCGAAGACCAAGTGGATGCCGACCTGATCAATGCCGGCAAGCAGACGATCAGCATGGTCAAAGGTTCGGCACTTTTTAATTCCGCAGATTCCTTCACCATGATCCGTGGTGGCCATGTGGACCTGACCATCTTGGGTGCCATGGAAGTGTCTGAAAATGGGGATATTGCCAACTGGAAAATTCCCGGCAAAATGGTCAAAGGCATGGGGGGTGCCATGGACTTGGTGGCCTCTGCAGAAAACATCATCGTGGCCATGCAGCATTGCAGCAAAGACGGAAAATCCAAGCTTCTCAAACGCTGCACCCTTCCCCTGACAGGCATCCAATGCGTCAAAAAGATCGTGACAGACCTGGCCTACTTGAAGGTGCTACCTGAGGGAGGCTTCAAACTGATCGAAAGGGCACCCGGAGTGAGCGTAGAAGAAATTCGATCCAAAACCGAAGGCAGGTTGGTAGTGGAAGGAGATATTCCTGAGATGGATTTATGA
- the metX gene encoding homoserine O-acetyltransferase MetX, whose translation MNLTSPYLITDMTQETFHCEEELNLESGESLPGFEISYTTQGHLTPKKDNVIWILHALTGDANVHEWWSGLVGEDKFFDPTKYFIVCANLLGSCYGSTQPLSDNPKTGKPYYYDFPNLSTRDMAKAFDRLRQHLGIQQIDTIIGGSLGGQVALEWSYNLQEQVKKTIIVASNAKTSPWTIGFNEAQRMAIESDSTWGQNSPDAGKKGLEAARAIGMLSYRHQDIFHASQAETEEKTDHFRVSSYLRYQGQKLSNRFNALSYWVLTKAMDSHDLGRGRGGTAKALSAIKAKVLSIGINTDLLFTKEESQFISKNVPNGTYREISSIYGHDAFLVENEQLNYILTSFYLENND comes from the coding sequence ATGAATCTAACATCACCGTATCTGATTACCGATATGACACAGGAAACATTCCACTGTGAAGAGGAATTAAATCTCGAATCAGGAGAATCACTACCAGGATTTGAGATTAGCTATACCACTCAAGGGCATTTGACGCCTAAAAAAGACAATGTCATCTGGATCTTGCATGCGCTTACCGGCGACGCCAATGTACACGAATGGTGGAGTGGTCTCGTGGGAGAAGACAAGTTTTTTGACCCTACCAAATATTTTATTGTCTGTGCTAACCTGCTAGGATCTTGCTATGGCTCTACCCAGCCCCTTAGCGATAATCCCAAAACCGGCAAACCGTATTATTACGATTTCCCAAACCTCTCCACCCGGGACATGGCCAAGGCCTTTGACCGGTTGCGGCAACATTTGGGTATCCAGCAAATTGACACCATCATCGGGGGCTCGCTTGGTGGACAAGTCGCCTTGGAATGGTCATATAACCTACAGGAGCAAGTGAAAAAGACCATCATTGTCGCTTCCAATGCCAAGACTTCCCCGTGGACCATTGGCTTTAATGAAGCCCAAAGAATGGCCATAGAATCCGATAGCACCTGGGGACAGAACTCACCGGACGCCGGCAAAAAAGGCTTGGAAGCAGCTCGTGCCATCGGAATGCTCAGCTACCGGCACCAAGATATCTTTCATGCCAGCCAAGCTGAAACAGAAGAAAAAACGGATCACTTTCGGGTAAGTTCGTATTTGCGCTACCAAGGTCAAAAGCTTTCCAACCGCTTCAATGCCCTCTCCTACTGGGTACTCACCAAAGCCATGGACAGCCATGACCTGGGCAGAGGCAGAGGAGGAACCGCCAAAGCCCTGTCAGCAATCAAAGCAAAAGTGCTCTCTATCGGCATCAATACCGATTTGCTGTTTACCAAAGAAGAGTCCCAGTTTATCAGCAAAAATGTCCCTAACGGCACCTACAGAGAGATTTCTTCCATCTATGGACATGATGCCTTTTTGGTAGAAAACGAACAATTAAATTATATTCTAACATCTTTTTACTTGGAAAACAATGACTAA
- a CDS encoding VOC family protein, with the protein MEFSQIKETCLYIPDLDQAEDFYHKKLKMPVISKEKGRHIFFRCGTSVLLCFVPETTQNEQVLPPHFAHGKQHIAFEVEASAYPESKAALIEQGIIITHEQEWKDGLESCYFEDPFGHVLEIVPKGIWE; encoded by the coding sequence ATGGAATTTTCACAAATAAAAGAAACGTGTCTTTATATCCCTGACCTGGATCAGGCAGAAGATTTCTATCATAAAAAACTTAAGATGCCGGTGATTTCCAAGGAGAAAGGCCGGCATATTTTTTTCAGGTGTGGCACCTCCGTCCTGCTGTGCTTTGTCCCGGAAACTACCCAAAACGAACAAGTGCTGCCGCCCCATTTTGCCCATGGCAAACAACACATTGCCTTTGAGGTAGAAGCCAGTGCTTATCCCGAAAGCAAAGCAGCCTTGATCGAGCAAGGCATCATCATCACCCACGAACAAGAGTGGAAAGACGGATTGGAAAGCTGCTATTTTGAAGATCCCTTTGGGCATGTCTTGGAAATCGTCCCGAAGGGAATTTGGGAGTAG
- a CDS encoding bifunctional riboflavin kinase/FAD synthetase, with the protein MKIYEGLDHFKPVKNAVVTSGTFDGVHLGHQKILDRIDNMAERMRGETVLITFWPHPRLVLYPEEHNLRLLTTFEEKARLLEMFGIDHLITIPFTKEFSQMTSEEFIQQVLIEKIQTEKLVIGYDHRFGKNREGSFEHLMENKARYGFDIEEISREDIDNVGISSTKIRTALLEGNVTEANEFLGREYELNGIVIKGQQIGRSIDFPTANIHVPNNYKLIPGDGAYAVRIGVGQEMYYGMLNIGNRPTVDGIEQTVEAHLFDYNDNLYDKQITVYFTEFLRPERKFANLEELKAQLERDKQKARQILGL; encoded by the coding sequence ATGAAGATTTACGAAGGCCTTGACCATTTTAAACCTGTAAAAAATGCCGTTGTTACCAGCGGTACTTTTGATGGTGTGCACTTGGGCCATCAAAAGATCCTGGACCGAATCGATAATATGGCCGAAAGGATGCGTGGTGAAACGGTTTTGATTACCTTTTGGCCCCATCCCCGGCTAGTGCTGTATCCGGAAGAGCACAACCTTCGACTGCTGACGACTTTTGAAGAAAAGGCCCGGTTGCTCGAGATGTTCGGCATTGACCACCTGATCACCATCCCTTTTACCAAAGAATTTTCCCAAATGACCAGTGAGGAATTCATCCAACAGGTCTTGATCGAGAAAATCCAAACCGAAAAGCTGGTCATCGGCTACGATCACCGGTTTGGCAAAAACCGGGAAGGGAGTTTTGAACACTTGATGGAAAACAAGGCCCGTTACGGCTTTGATATTGAAGAAATATCCAGGGAAGACATCGATAATGTAGGCATTTCCAGTACCAAAATCCGGACCGCCCTGCTGGAAGGAAATGTCACCGAAGCCAATGAATTTTTGGGCAGGGAGTACGAGTTAAACGGCATCGTCATCAAAGGCCAACAGATCGGCCGCTCCATTGACTTTCCCACGGCCAACATCCATGTCCCCAACAATTACAAATTGATCCCAGGGGACGGGGCTTATGCCGTACGGATAGGTGTCGGGCAAGAAATGTACTACGGCATGCTCAATATCGGCAATCGCCCTACCGTGGACGGGATAGAACAAACGGTAGAAGCACACCTTTTTGATTATAATGACAACCTCTACGACAAACAAATCACAGTTTATTTCACGGAATTTTTGAGACCGGAAAGAAAATTTGCAAATTTAGAAGAGCTAAAGGCCCAATTGGAGCGAGATAAGCAAAAAGCCCGGCAAATCCTTGGACTTTGA
- a CDS encoding undecaprenyl-diphosphate phosphatase: protein MTIIEAIILGIIQGLTEFLPVSSSGHIELGSFLLDVQAADNLLFTVVVHAATALSTIVVFRKDLANIIKDLFKFQWNDGTQFTAKILLSMIPIGIVGVLFEEQIEMLFGGKIIFVGAMLLVTAALLAFSHFASKREGHVTFPKALVIGVAQTIAIMPGISRSGSTIATALLIGVEKERATRFSFLMVLLPILGASGIKMLKYLEDPSLAEGISMTVLSAGFIAAFIAGLAACIWMINIVKRGKLIYFAVYCAIVGLIALIGGLTM from the coding sequence ATGACCATCATTGAAGCGATTATCCTGGGCATCATTCAGGGGTTAACTGAATTTTTGCCGGTGTCCAGTAGTGGCCATATCGAACTGGGCTCTTTTCTTTTGGATGTACAGGCAGCAGACAACCTGCTCTTTACCGTGGTGGTCCATGCCGCCACGGCCCTGAGTACGATCGTAGTATTCCGGAAAGACCTGGCCAATATCATCAAGGATCTCTTTAAGTTCCAGTGGAACGACGGCACACAGTTTACGGCAAAAATCCTACTGTCCATGATTCCCATCGGAATCGTAGGCGTCCTGTTTGAGGAGCAAATTGAAATGCTGTTTGGAGGAAAAATAATATTTGTCGGTGCCATGCTTTTGGTCACCGCTGCCCTTTTGGCCTTTTCCCACTTTGCCTCCAAGCGGGAAGGTCATGTCACCTTTCCGAAGGCACTGGTCATCGGTGTAGCGCAGACCATCGCCATTATGCCGGGCATCAGCAGGTCAGGATCGACCATTGCGACCGCCCTGCTGATCGGCGTGGAAAAAGAACGGGCCACGAGGTTTTCATTCTTAATGGTCTTGCTGCCCATTCTAGGTGCATCAGGAATCAAGATGCTAAAATATTTGGAGGATCCCAGCTTGGCTGAGGGCATCTCCATGACCGTCCTATCTGCCGGCTTTATCGCAGCTTTTATCGCTGGACTGGCCGCCTGTATCTGGATGATCAATATCGTAAAACGCGGCAAACTCATTTATTTTGCCGTTTATTGTGCCATTGTGGGGCTCATTGCGCTCATTGGCGGATTAACAATGTAA
- a CDS encoding alanine/glycine:cation symporter family protein, which translates to MKEIVEVVNNLVWSNALIGLCLAAGVYFSIRTRFLQVTYLKEMFRLLFRGESSEKGVSSFQAFAIAISGRVGTGNIAGVAMAIAMGGPGAIFWMWVIAFLGGASAFVESTLGQVYKEVNEGQYRGGPAYYIEKGLGVKWYAMLFAFATIISMTLLMPGVQSNSIALSVQNAFGVPVEYTGMVITFFLGLIIIGGVKRISKVAEVVVPFMAAAYILMAMVIIGSNITEVPAVLTLIVKSAFNLEAAFSGVFGMAIAWGVKRGIYSNEAGQGTAPHAAAAAEVSHPAKQGLVQAFSVYVDTLFVCTATALMILFTGQFNVVNPEGGFIKENLPGVEVGPEYTQYAVATHFPDLGSGFVAISLLFFAFTTIMAYYYIAETNLSYLNRFKHRAWSLWALRVMILAATFYGTIKTAKVAWMLGDIGVGLMAWLNVIAIVLLRKPAMKTFNDYRKQLKAGKDPVFKAKEAGVDNADFWK; encoded by the coding sequence ATGAAAGAGATTGTAGAAGTGGTGAATAATTTGGTGTGGAGCAATGCCCTTATCGGATTGTGTTTGGCTGCAGGCGTTTACTTTTCGATCAGGACCCGATTCCTGCAAGTGACTTACCTGAAGGAAATGTTCCGCTTGCTCTTCAGGGGCGAATCATCCGAAAAAGGTGTTTCATCTTTCCAAGCTTTTGCCATTGCCATTTCTGGAAGGGTCGGTACAGGGAATATTGCAGGTGTGGCGATGGCCATTGCCATGGGAGGCCCCGGAGCCATCTTTTGGATGTGGGTCATTGCCTTTTTGGGTGGTGCTTCCGCCTTTGTGGAATCGACCCTGGGACAGGTCTATAAAGAAGTAAACGAGGGCCAATACCGCGGAGGTCCGGCCTATTATATCGAAAAAGGATTAGGAGTAAAATGGTATGCGATGCTATTTGCCTTTGCCACCATCATCAGCATGACCCTGTTGATGCCCGGGGTACAGAGCAACAGCATAGCCCTCAGCGTGCAGAATGCCTTCGGCGTGCCCGTGGAATATACCGGTATGGTCATTACTTTTTTTCTGGGATTGATCATTATCGGTGGGGTAAAACGGATCTCGAAAGTAGCCGAAGTGGTGGTGCCTTTTATGGCTGCTGCCTATATTTTGATGGCCATGGTCATCATCGGCTCCAATATCACCGAAGTACCGGCGGTTTTGACCTTGATCGTAAAATCCGCTTTTAATCTGGAGGCAGCTTTCAGTGGGGTTTTTGGGATGGCCATCGCGTGGGGAGTTAAACGCGGCATCTATTCGAATGAAGCAGGACAGGGCACCGCGCCGCATGCTGCTGCAGCGGCAGAGGTGAGCCATCCCGCCAAACAGGGGCTCGTTCAGGCTTTTTCAGTCTATGTGGACACGTTGTTCGTCTGCACGGCCACGGCATTGATGATACTTTTTACAGGGCAATTCAATGTCGTCAACCCGGAAGGCGGGTTTATCAAAGAAAATTTACCCGGTGTGGAAGTGGGACCTGAATACACGCAGTACGCCGTGGCCACGCATTTCCCTGATCTGGGGAGTGGATTTGTAGCGATTTCATTACTGTTTTTTGCCTTTACCACCATAATGGCCTATTACTACATCGCAGAAACCAACTTAAGTTATCTCAACCGTTTCAAGCACCGTGCGTGGAGTTTATGGGCGTTGAGGGTCATGATTTTGGCTGCTACGTTTTATGGCACCATTAAAACCGCCAAGGTCGCCTGGATGCTGGGAGATATCGGGGTGGGCCTGATGGCTTGGCTAAACGTCATCGCGATCGTATTGTTGAGAAAACCGGCCATGAAGACTTTTAATGACTACAGAAAGCAACTTAAAGCTGGAAAAGATCCCGTTTTCAAAGCCAAGGAAGCTGGAGTGGACAATGCGGACTTTTGGAAGTAA